The Nicotiana tabacum cultivar K326 chromosome 5, ASM71507v2, whole genome shotgun sequence sequence AGagcaacaaaaaaagaagaagaagagaagaccagaagaagaaagaaaaaaaaaacagagaatAAAAACACTCTCTGTCCTTTTTTTGCTGCACTGTTGCTCGACAACAAACAGAGCAAAAAATTAGAAAGATGAAGAGAAGatcagaagaaaagaaaaatgaaaaaaaaacagagCAATAGACAACTCTGTTCTGCACTGTTGCTCGGCAAAAAACATagcaaaaaatagaaagaagaagagaagaagaaggaaaaagaagaaagaaagagaggagaaagaagaagagaagcttACCTGGGCTGGGTGGACTTGTGTGCTATGTTGTTTGAaggttgaagaagaaagaaacgTGAAATCACTGCAAGCCCTAATATTTTAAGCCCTAATCTGCGCCTTtttcgttcttttttttttcttcaaaaagcgACGCCACAGCTTGCCTCTCGCTACACAAGCAAAGGCGCTCGCCTTTTACAATTGCAATGCAACAGAGGCAAAATAACGCAGGCTGCTCGCATCGCCTCGCCTCACGCTATTAGCGCTGAGGCGAGCGCTATTTATAACACTGCAATTACCATAGCCCTTTGTTAGTTTTTTTGTCAATAAAAAGATTTCATGTCTTTTATTCATTACTCTATCCCTTTATACATCGTATCTGTTAGAACACTGAAGTATTTACATGAATGTACTCCTTTTTTATATGATATCCTGGATACTCTTGGAAAATTAATGGAAGTGTGGTTACTAGATGTATAATAGTtggataaaaaaaaatacataaacaatAACAATTGAATTTTCTTCATGAGAATTTATTAGCTAATTCTAATAATCTCAGGTACATTTAAGCTTATAATATGGTATTAATGTGATTAGGTTATTATTATTGAACCATGCACTTTACGCATCAATCCAGGTAAAAAATGATGCTCGCTTTGCACTTGAAATATGTTAGCAAGCTGTGACGCTCAGGATTATTATGATAAGAAGTTGCTATTTCTTCCCCAGATCTATCATCAGGTAACTGAGCCTCAAAATTTCAGATGTTAGTAGCAAGAAAAGAAGATACTTTCAAAGACTGATGACATATTAATGCGACAATAAATATGTGTCATAGATAAAGTGCTGTACATATTTTTCTAATTCTTATGAGGCATTTCTTAAACTTTGGATACATGATTCAACAATAAATGAACTCCATATTCAAGTTTCAAAAGAGTGCAAATGAGGATATTGCAACTTCTTTAAAATGAAATGGAAACACTTAGCAACAAGAGTAATGCCTTGTGAGATCCATCAATTTGTCATCCTTTTTTCACCCCCTTGACAACTATTTCCTATAATTCATGGCTATTTCTCTTATGCAAAAAGAATTTGAGACTTGTTCCTTACATATGATAAAGTTTTATGGTTTGTCACTTCTAGTCTGTTGGGACAAATGTTGTACCATGTTATTATTTATAAGTGATTCAGAGTTGTCAATATCCTTCTAGCGTTTTCCTGGTTATTGTCGtaagataattttttttcctCTACCCATGCTTGATTCCTCTCTGTTTCCAAATACTTTTGGTCTCAACAAAAAAGGACCTCTTGCCGTGCACACTCCTAAAATCTTCTGCTGATGGCAAGTAAGTTGATTCTAGCAGTAATATGCCTTTGAAGATGGATGCATCAATCACTTATAAAATATTATCCGATATAGGGttttttaaactaaattgttTGTGCACTAAATAGACTGAAGCAAATTAGATTGATTAATTCTGTAAATCTTTAGATTAAGATGGACTCTAAAACTTTATTGCAAAAACTAGAAATAGAAGAATACTGAAAAGTTCAATGTGTTGGGGCACTTCCAACTCTTTGATGAAAGTAAATGCGCTTTAACTGCTTGGGAAAGTGCATTGCCGTGTGTTGCATGATGTTTTACAGTTCAATCCTTTTCGAGTTTGCCCTCTACATAGGGAGAATAGGAAAAAAATGATTCATGACTTCAATTTTGGTTGTCCtactattatttatttatttgctaaaTCTGATTTAGTGATGCTATGGAAGAAGTCTAacatattttatgacttgaagTACTTTTCGTGAATGAACTTAACTATTTTGTTGTAGACATAACTCTTTACTGGATTGACTTAGTTTGTTTCCAGTTTTGGTAACAACCAACATATTACATATATGCAGAGGTTTCATGCCATTACAAAGTCGATTTTCGTGCAAGAGTTTCTGCAGTtatagacaagaggggttgctctgatggtaagcaacctccacttccaaccaagaggttgtgagttcgagtctccccaagagcaaggtgggaagttcttggagggaaggatgcggggggtctatttggaaacagcctctctaccccagggtaggggtaaggtctgcgtacacactacccttcctagaccccactaagtgggattatattgggttattgttgttgtagtttCTGCAGTTATATTAAGTAGATCTTTTAGAAAGAATCTAGGTTCTCTAAGCTATTATGTAAAACGTTCtctattagtttttttttctcaattattTTCTGCATCCGCacatttttgattttattttacaaCTTCTATTTGTTTTCTTTGGAGAGTTTGGGTAATATGAATTTCATGCATAGACGATGTTATTTTAAATTGGTTTACCTCTTCAGATAAAATATTTGAATTAAAGCATAACTTAATCGTTTGCAGGTTGATTACATCAGATTTAGAATATTCTGAAGATGCAGTTGGAATCCAAGTGGAGTAAGTGTAACCAAAGCATGTCAAATGCCTTGATAGCTGTTGCTTCAACATTTGCTGACCGATTAGCACAACTGTAGAAGACTAATCTTTACTAGCGATCTTAGAACCTTAAAGTGTCTACACTCAGAAGTTACATCGCCCGATCACTCTTAAAGATCTACTTATTGCTAGCATTCCAGTGTACAGAGATTGAAGAGTTGCAGAATAAAATTATTGAATTATTTCAAGCTCTCTTTTTTGAAGAGAGAGGATAATTAACATATCATTTGTAGCAGACATATAATGTACCACACGTAAATGTCAATATCAcattaatttaaatatttctgTAGATGCAGTGCCATTATTTCGCTAGACTggacttcaaaattttcaaacaaGCCACTCTGAGTTGCATATCCGAGGTATCAAGTATCAATTTTTCACATGGCAGTCATATTTTCATTGCTCCGCTTGAGCTGTTAATACTGAGTTGAAAGTTTAAtgtataaataaaatatcaatattgAACTGAGATATCGGGCATAGCCCGTGCTATGCACGGGCACGACCCGTctagtattatatatatattttttttactataTAGAAGAGCGAGAGAAGCATGAGAGGGTCGTCATGCTTGCTTGCTTTTCAAGGGCAATTTAGTCATTTTATGAATAGTCTATTATGTCCTTAAGATTGTTAACTCAGTCGTCTCAGAATAGGATTATATAGTAATTTCGACCAGCCAACCTGACATCACCGATTTTCTATGAAATAAATGGGACCCAATTAAATTCATTAAATCACACAGCTTTTTGAAAACTATTACTGTATCAATTCCCTGACCATGTGGGCACCACGGTACTTTCCATTTCAATTGCTAAGCTGTCAACTTTTTGCTTTTCTAATGTTAAGGTTGTTCGAGGATTTGTTAAATCCAAATATTCAATAAGGAAATGCACATATTAATTATCTTAAACATAAAGTTTAGAAATGTAAATATTATGTATAAACTCCAATACATATATTTTAAAACAGGATCAGAAGTGCTAAAAGTTTTTCCAGATATAGGACATTTCAACACATAGATTTTTAAAATCTTTGACAAAATATTTTGCATAGGACGTAAAAATATGTTCCTAGCAATAAGTTTTTAATATATTTgcatttcttttaattgtttttatatttttaatgaacATTTTTCCAAAAAAAGAACTTccgaaagaaaaaggaaacaagaTCTTGAATAGTTGATACATTAACACACTTAACATTAAAATAATATATAGTAAAGCACATGAGTACTAATTTGTGATTTATTTACTTAAATCAAGTTGGAATTTCCTTTCGTGTGCTCCATTTATCTCATTTAATTCGAATTCGAATTAATTAAAAGAGAGGTTCAGTCAATGCAAATGAGTAATTGTCATGTTTGACACTTTTCAGATCTTTGGTAGACTCTTTAGGAATTTTGAACAGAGAAATTTATTTGTCCCAAATTTTGGGAAAGTTTTATATAGCATATATACCAGAAAGTCTCATTTTCTATTAAAAAGTAATACCTCTTTAAACGATCATATTATCCTGACTCGCTATGCTGGGGTatttttgtgacgacccggcaagtcgtctcatgagttaccgatttgtttttctctatttctgcttctttatgctttgtttatccatgttatatggtatcgggttggtcggatcgaatccgaaatgattttggtaaggtttgagacacttagtctcttttgaggaagcttgagttggaaaaatcaaccagatgttgacttatgtgttagagggatcgaatGTGAGTTTCGatagttcggttagcttcggaggtaatttgggacttaggagcgtgatcagaatgagttttggaggttcggagtagatttaggcttgaattggcgaagttgatattttggtgattttcggttggtaggaagattttgatataggggtcaaaatggaattccgagagttgcagtagttctgttgtgtcatttgggatgcgtgtacaaaatttcaggtcattcagacgtggtttgatttggtttttgatcaaaagtggaattcggaagattttagaaacttaggcttgaatccgatgtgttttggttgattcgatgttgtttgaggtgttttaaagattattacaagttttaataaggttttgggatatattggtgcctttggttcaggtctcgggggcctcgggtgagtttcagatggtcaatcggaccatttcatgaagtttggaGTTGCAGATTTGTAGGTTCAGCTGTTACAGAGATTTcctctttgcgatcgcgtagaggctTTTGAGGGGCAGTCCAGTTTGGTCTTCATGATCGCGAAGGAGGAGTTGCGATCGCATAAGGTGGGGAAGTTGTTGATCGCGAACGCGGGGAGTTGGTCGCGTTCACATAGAGTTGAGTGGACCAGGGGTCTTGGAGGGAAGTTGTTCATTGTGAACGCGTTAGccagtccgcgatcgcatagtgttggGAGCTtgatcatcgcgttcgcatagggtaaaTTTTGGGAGCTGAggatttgtgcttcacgatcgcgaaggatgtcccgcgatcgcgatggaGGAAATTAGGCTTGGGCAGAaagtttaaaaggtcgtcttgtccacGAATATGAGGTTAATTTCTCCCATTGTTGAtagtttttggagctttttgaaggggattgaagagggattcaagaggaatCACTTGGAgctaagattcttggacttaaaactcgattctaatgtgaattccacctagtatTATTTAGAAATGGGAGTTGACAAGGACGAACATGGGAGTTGAGAAGGACGAACAATGGCAAACCTGTAATTTCAATATTTATTTGGGGCAGATTAGTAACTACAATTACACCTATCCCTTATATACGTTTTCTTCGTTCATATCAATGGATTCTAGAATCCACTCCACAGCTCTATACTCCAGAGCTCATACAGACATCACTTTGTTTCCATTGCTTCTCTGCTTCTGGGTTTCTTAACTGGTCATCATTTTCATATTTCTCTGCTTTGGTTCGATTTTGTCTTGTGTGGTTGTATTTCTGAGTTGTGGTAaggtttttcctttttttctttattatttatcGCACTTGCCCTATTCCCTGCTTGTCAACTAGAATAGAACTATATTAAAGAAAAGTTTTTTTCTTGTGTGTGCTTGGAGTATATGCATTTATATACCTCTTTGGCTCTTCTTTCTTTGCTTGGCTTTCTTCAATTCAACCAGaccatatttttcttaattaatgcTTGCCGGTTTTattgtttttcatgtttcatACTTCTGTTACTTTTGGGTTTCTAATTTTCTTTATGTATGCCTTTCCCAGTTTGATTTTTGGTGGTTCCGGCAGCCTAGGCATTTCTGGGTGATTGTGATTGGCTCTTTTTCAGGTACATAATTATGATggttttctccttcttcttccttggTTGTTTTCCATTTTCCTCTTTTCCCTCTTTTTAGTTCGTTTTCTGTTAAGACTACTTTGTAATTCTCGAGTGTTCCATATAATTAAattcttttactttatattttaattaaggattttgagattttaaccTAAAATTTATAATTGGGGGGTTTATAGAATTCAATCGATCTCCAAATGCACATAGTGATTTTGGAGTTCAAAGGGAAACAATGGGCGAAGACTATAATAAAGATGTTTGATAGTGCTATGAGCGGCTCATACAGATATTAGAGAGTTAAGTAATTGAATTTGAGAAAGCTATAAGAATTTCTGTGGAAGCTTTTGTCTTTCGTATCGATGGTGATGATATTTCATTTATTGGGATTTCAATATTAGTTGTTGCTAattctcctctttttctttttgttgactGCTATCAGGTTACATTTTGTTTGAACGGTAAGTGGTGATCAAATCTTACACTTTTTCATTTTCGACATTCTTAGTATATCACAATTGTGACGCCGAGCTTCATTGAAAATATTTGTCTCATTTGTTGTATCTCAATGGTTTTCTCTGTTGCTATAGTTCTTCTATGTGCTTTTATTTTTGGGTGCATGTTGGTTCTCTGCCTTTTTTCTAGACAATTCCACTTATGAATTTTTTCTTCACAGTTTATAATAATGATCTGGCTGTGGTATGAGTTTTCAATTAAGTAGACAATTGATTGTTCCTTCTAACTTGGCATGCATGTCCCTTCTACTTGATTTTCCTAGAGTTAAATGGTTGAATTCTTTGTTACCTGGGAGAGAGAAAGTGAAATAAGTTTATGTTGAGAAGAGTTGTTTTGTAGTTTCTGAGTATTGAGAATAgtttttttataaggtaaattgtattaattaaaagggagaaaaaactcccgtatacaagaagtataccaaaaagtagagaacAGTATTGAGAGTAGTTTTACGAAGTAACTGGTTTACTCTTGAACTTAAAAGAAAATGCAGAAATTCATTTGATCTCAAATATTTCAAATGCACTAGATACCTTGCTGAAATGCTGAATGATTATGCTACTAAGTTATGTTTGAAGGACAGTAAAGTTAAAAAAGGAAGTAAAGCTCTAATGGTGAAATGATAGGACTGGGATAGAATTTGTTGCTGGTGTAGAATTTGGAAAGTTGGAAAGATTTGTTGCTGGTGTAGAATTTGCTGCTACTGCGCTCTGCATGCCTACGGACACTGAgtgatatttttttaaatatttttgttgttgttgcttcctGATTTTGTTTTGAAAGTATAGTAAGTTGAAATTCATTAGGTTAGATCTGTATATGTACAATTAAATTACTGAGGGAAGTGAGTTGAGCTTCTAAGCGAGATGGGTAAGTGGACGATGTTCATTGATCTAAGGAACAACCAATGTTTGGAAGATGCTGCTACGTGCAATACACGTACTAGAATGCAATGTCTGCACCTGTTAGCTTTCTGGACTAACTTACAAGATGTATGCAACTTAGACTACGCTTTGTGTTATGAGTTCATTATACCATTCAGGAATTCTAGGACTCATTGTTGTTTCCCCATCTTTTGTAACCTTTTTGATCCAAAATATGTGCATACCAGCACCTATTTGATGTTAATTAATAGTTCTTGAtttcttattaaaaaaaaataagtttttgaGTTTACTATTGTAGTGTTGGGCCCGTATACCCGtttttgtgtcacattttaacttgtgtctgctttgcaaaaaaaattgcaagcgtacccgctttttcgcataacttcagcatacggggctgaagtagcaaagacaatcacgcaaaacttcagcatcaTTTTAGTAGACGgccctgaagtagcaagtgtgctgaagtttttgtttttgtaactgacgAACTTCATGTTACATcctgcaatattacgtcaatattatgtcccgcagtattatattacgacaatgttatgtTATGTGGTAATAAGTTACGACGGTGTTGCACCCTACAATATTTTacattgaatttgttgtaagataattgacatcaatccaaggaaaagattatttgggaattataaggattatactattttacaagtgattagtaaattcatgaaggtgaaacggggagcaagtctaagaaaacaaattttgtcaaagtttggtattttggaataaaatacggcccgagttaaaatacccgatatttatgaactagtaccatacaaggtactacatggccatgctactaaggtgtacaaggtatgttaaaagagagtaatcttttaagtaagtgggaataattttcaaattttgctggtaattgattaactaccgggtaacgagacattaTCTAATTAATTAGTATTAAGTGGATAAATATCCTTTTTGGGCTGCCGTTTGGCACTAATGTAAGCCAAAGTGGAAACAAAATCTTGATGAGTCATTAGGCATGAGATTCCCTATCTACAcgtacaaatcttgaaaattgaaaagcaAGACAAAATCATTTTCTTTGGTCTCTTTATCAATTTGCTTTTGACTTTAGATGCCAAGAATAATTAAAAAGCAGAAGCATTTCCATTTTCAAACAAAAGCTTCAATTGAAGCAATTTTCGTCCAAATTTTTAGAAAAATCAGGCCAATTTCGTTCCACAAGTTTGAAAACGCAGAAGCCTAAATCTAATTTTTGGGTCTAAGTTCACTCCACAAAGGTTTCCAACGGGATAAATATACGGAATTGTtcctactccaagtatgttaaggctatgtCCTTTCTTCATTCTGGCATGATCTGTACGATACAAACTAAACGAGCAACATAGTCCATTTCCATCCGTACTGCATTTTTAATAAAGGTTATCTACTTGCACATATGAAGACATTGGCTTTGAAATTTATTCTGTTCGTTTTCTCTTGGAGTTCCACTATGTCTTATGGCCTTTGGTACATGATTTGTTGTAAGAGATTTCCATTGCATCTATTATGCTTGTCTCATGGACATAGTTTAATAGCAATTTGTGTGGTCCAATCTATTTAGGATCACAACTTAGCCATGACAATGATCAGATACTAAGGTATCTAATATATTTTTGAAGATTTAGGTCATTAACTTATGCTTCATCGTCTATTATCTCCTACTACTATTCATTTCCTTATTTTGCacaactccgattgtacataacgtaatgaacgagctcccaaagatactctactcttagaagctaacagtacttacattgtttcccttcttatggagcgattaatgttgatgttgcttctcttatccttatgttatcaatgttgttggtacttctgattcttataagattcttgatcaAGAGTTATTCATAATAATGTGTACGGAAAAtatcgaccttacgtcactccggaAGGTTtagaatatatatgtatatattttactctaccgagccgcgctataatcggccgggtacggcacctattgtgcaaccactgatcagttggatttaccaagctccacgtggccgggtatgattctaccgagccttttgatggccgggtacgtttttaccgagtcctctttgaggccgggtacgatatgatgatgatgacgcccatagaggcgaatgttttaaaaaaaagtttatgtatatatatgtattatgcatttcatatcagtagcccccagaggcactcaaatgttacatgttgtatctcATCTGTCTctttttacattactgttcttgtttatgcttctATGCCtcacatacttggtacattattcgtactgacgtcccttttgcctggggacgctgcgtttcatgcccgcaggtcctgatagacagatcgagagccctccaagtactCTATCaactcaacggaagatgttggtgcgctccatttgcttcggagttgctcgtctGGTTAGTAttatttagacgtgtattgtttagtgTGGCGGGATTCTGTCCCGACCCTTAtggcatttatgtattcttagaggcttgtagacatatgtcgtgtacgtgaaagattgtatggccttgtcggcctatgtcttgagtttataaatgattatgttggcctattaggatTGTAtttcacgtgtatatgatgatgtgataagaaagatacgttacgttggtgcttggttgagtaaggtatcgggtgcccgtcgcggcccatcgatttgggtcgtgacacttcagctctagctgaagtttttgttttgtaactggcgaatttcagctctagagctgaagtttttgttttgtaattgacgaaagctgaagtttttgttttgtaactgacgaatttcagctctagagctgaaatttttgtttgtaactggcgaacttcagctctagtctagagctgaaatttttgtttgtaactgacGAACTTCAGAAAACCCTTGAGTATGTACTGCTGCACTCTCTACATCTACCGTGACGGCGACGAGCAGAAGAAGTTTGCTCGTTTTCCATAACTTAAACTAATAGTCAAAAACCTTGTTGAGGGTTTGTTGGAATCGACTAAATAAAGTCATATTGATATTGTATGACAAACTTTTGGCCACCAAAAAATGAAGTTTGCGTGAAGTAATTTAGATTAGCCACTATAATAAGCAATCCTTTATATATATCAGTGCTTGTTTTATTCATACGTGTAAAAGAGTTGCTGCAGCTGCTGAGATAAACAAAGTAATATGGAGGAAAAGAAATACGTAGTTGAGGTTGAGAAAGCTAAAGAAGGAAGAGATGGTTACATGAATGTTAAGTTCATGTAACCATCTCTTAAAAAGTGGTTACatgagaaggaggaggagaaatgaGGCTggagttatttaaaaagtgggtacaagttaaaactttttaaaaaaataggtataggttaAATAAGGACGATCAAATAGcgtgccccgtgcaatttttacggcAATGAAcgactagtatatatatatatatacttgaatttagagggtaaaattcGATATTATAATTAGGCACTCTTGAAATAGTACAAAAAAGAAATTCTTTTACACTATCAATGTAGTTTAACCcatgataataagttaattaatatttttattaactttTCAATTAACATTTATTAAGagattataataaataaagttatAGACTAGATAAGTAAAAAAAGggtagcccggtgcactaagctcgtCTGGGGAAGAGCCGGATCACAAGGATCtatcgtacgcagccttaccttgcatttctgcaagtgactgttttcacggctcgaactcgtgcCTTCCTGATCACAtagcaacaactttaccagttatgccAATGCTCCCATTCATAGACTAGataagtaaaaatgaaaaagagatgttttgatttcattgaaattaaaagctttttttttttcacaTTCATATGATTTACTATTTAtctataattaaatttataaattattttattgtatAAAATGTTTTTTATATTATTAGTGCATAAAAATTAAACTCACGATGCATCGTAACTCGTTCAGTTTGCTATTCGTGGTTGTCGAGTGATGACCTCATAAAACCAAGCAAGAGGAGCAAGCAGTGGAAAGGAACAAATTGCTTGAAGTAAAGATTCActgattatttcttttatttttgcaaaacttATGGCAAAGGACTCCTCACTTTGAATTTCGTTACAAGCCAAGGGGGAATAATCAGAAATTCAAACAATATAAGATACTCTtagcaataataataaattatgtaatgtaagaaaaacacaaaaaattgaagaaacaaaTTGGATTAACACTTAGGAAGATCAGCAGGTGGAGGAGGAAGCTTCTGTTTGCGGCCTTTTCCATCCTTTACAATCCAAGCCATTTTCAATCCCCAGCTCGTGTGAACTTCAAGGTGACAATGCATGAACCACGTTCCTATATATAAAACAttcaaatttcacataaaagagTTAATCAATTTTTTCTTGctcttattttaaaattttcatgtgTAGAGGACCAAAATTCTAGTTGGTTCGTGAAAAATGAGTTTAGCTTTTATATATAGAGGATAcaacataatttttataaaatcaaaccacctaaaagaaaactaaaacagCTATGGATAATAGCGAAAACTAGTTATCAAAAAAATAAGGCAGATAATTCCTACATAAAATTTTATTGATAGTGTAACCATTTTTTTTTATACTGCAAATGGAAAGAGTTTTTTATTCAATTGGTGAAATTAATTAACTTGCAATAATAtgttagttattatttttatcagaTTATTAATTATTCCTTATTAAAAAATTTACTTGCAACAGCCTTATAATTAACCTAATTATGTAAGTATATTGCATCATCTTTAAAGTCgatttaaatataaaaattacctgGATTGTCTGCAAGGAAGCGAATGGCGACCCAGCCACCAGCTGGCACACCAACAGTGTTCCTTTCAGCAGGGTCAACAAGGTTGAAGTTTGCTGGATCTTGACTAGGATTATAGTTTCCAAATCCTTGACCAACCACAAAAAAGTTGAACCCATGAAGATGAAGAGGATGGCTTTCAGCACCAAGAATACTAGTGTCTTGTAAAACCAATTCCACTCTAGTATTATAAGGAAGCACTACAACTTTTGTGCCACTTGTCACAAATATATTGGTTGGTGGGTTGCCTGTGTAATTAAATTTGAATGGTGGATTGGCTGGAAAATCAGTAGTATAAACACCCTTTGATTGGTTGAAAAAGTGAGCTTGAAGTAATGCTATATTTGGCTGAATAAAGGAGACATTATTAATAGAGGCTGCAAATTTTGTATTATTTGGTCCTTGACATGTTTGGTTCTGGGGGCATGGATGTAATCCTAGTCCAACAGTGAAGAAAAATCGACTATCAACTTTTTTTGGTACATTAGCTGGGAATTGTGCATTTGCTAGACTTTTGATTTTCTTGCTAAAATTGGCAACAAAATTTGTGTCATTGAAAATAGGGAGTGTAGGTCTTAATACAGGAAATTTGTTACTTTTTTTGGTGGATGGTTGATTTTCATATTCCAAGATTGCGGTGGTTGTTGTATTGTCGAAGGTGGCGGGGCCGGAGGAGTACGGCCGCGCTGCCATGAGAAAGGTGGCGTTAGGGTGGTGAGGCATGGTTTTTAGTAGGAGATTTGTGGTTTGTCCTGGAGTTATTAAGATTGTATTTGTCTCAAATGGTTTTATATAACCTGCATCAACTTCTACAACAGTAAGGGTGTGGTTAGCTATACTGAAGAAGAGCTCATCATCGAGTGCAGCATTGATTAATCTCAGTAGATATGTTTTCCCAGGTTTCACTTTTAATCTGAATGTATCTGCAATATGAAAATCTGTGTTACTTTTTCATGAAATTAAAAATTGGACCAAGTAAAGTGATGATCATGCAAAGGGATTAAATTAGAGTTAATACCCTAAAACCCGCCTAAGCTATACAAGTTTTGGTTAGTTGCCTACTTAAACTATCACCTATCCCCGGAAACCCCCTGAACTATATTTCCTTCATAATATAACCCCCTCGTCGCATTCTTACTAGTGCGTATAATACACActccaaaattatttttaaaatctgcCATGTGGCAATTTACGTATATAATTATGATTACAACTTTTTAATATAATTAAACATATTTTGAAA is a genomic window containing:
- the LOC107783995 gene encoding laccase-4-like, yielding MKNVTRLCQTKSIVTVNGQLPGPTITAREGDRLLIKVVNHVQYNISIHWHGVRQLRSAWADGPAYITQCPIQTGQSYVYNFTLTGQRGTLFWHAHISWLRVTVYGAIVILPKKGVAYPFPQPFKEFPIIFGEWWNEDTETNINQALQTGGAPNISDAHTINGLPGLFYNCSTKNTFRLKVKPGKTYLLRLINAALDDELFFSIANHTLTVVEVDAGYIKPFETNTILITPGQTTNLLLKTMPHHPNATFLMAARPYSSGPATFDNTTTTAILEYENQPSTKKSNKFPVLRPTLPIFNDTNFVANFSKKIKSLANAQFPANVPKKVDSRFFFTVGLGLHPCPQNQTCQGPNNTKFAASINNVSFIQPNIALLQAHFFNQSKGVYTTDFPANPPFKFNYTGNPPTNIFVTSGTKVVVLPYNTRVELVLQDTSILGAESHPLHLHGFNFFVVGQGFGNYNPSQDPANFNLVDPAERNTVGVPAGGWVAIRFLADNPGTWFMHCHLEVHTSWGLKMAWIVKDGKGRKQKLPPPPADLPKC